The stretch of DNA GAAGCCGTCACTCCGTGAACTCAGGGAGCAATCGCAGCAACCCCGAAGGGTCCGAGCCGGCGATGTTGATGCCGCGCTGGCCAATGCTCTTCGAGCCGCTCAGCCCGCACCGTCTCGGGTAGTTAGCGAGGAGGTGAACCAAGCCCCCATGATCCCAACCGGTCCTTCTGGTCCGGCTAAGGAGGTCATGCTCGTCAGTTCGCAGTTGACTCATGGCGAGCCGTCTCCGATGCCAAAAAGGGCTCGCACGGACAATCCCCGAGTCCCTGAGACGAGGAGCCGCGAAAGCCGTGGAGGCTACCCCGCGGGTGGTAACCCGGAGGCTCCAGCTGGAGAGCCGGCTCTCTCTGGAAACGGGTCATTGTCGAGCCGCCCGTTTCATTGGAGGTTTGCTCACTCCCGGGACTCCCCGGCGGTAGAGGACCACCTGGGAATGGCGACCCTTTTCCGTCACCTGAAGACGGCTAACTGCCAGGTCCCGCTCGTGAAGGATCTCGTCGAGAGAGAAGCATACATCGAGGCGATGGCGGCCCATGCGAAGGTACCGTTCCTTCTTTGCTCTTACCTTTACTCGTTTCTTTCCCTGCTGGGCGTAGTATGTgtatttctgttttcttttgatccGTTTACAGTCCGTTGCTGNNNNNNNNNNNNNNNNNNNNNNNNNNNNNNNNNNNNNNNNNNNNNNNNNNNNNNNNNNNNNNNNNNNNNNNNNNNNNNNNNNNNNNNNNNNNNNNNNNNNNNNNNNNNNNNNNNNNNNNNNNNNNNNNNNNNNNNNNNNNNNNNNNNNNNNNNNNNNNNNNNNNNNNNNNNNNNNNNNNNNNNNNNNNNNNNNNNNNNNNNNNNNNNNNNNNNNNNNNNNNNNNNNNNNNNNNNNNNNNNNNNNNNNNNNNNNNNNNNNNNNNNNNNNNNNNNNNNNNNNNNNNNNNNNNNNNNNNNNNNNNNNNNNNNNNNNNNNNNNNNNNNNNNNNNNNNNNNNNNNNNNNNNNNNNNNNNNNNNNNNNNNNNNNNNNNNNNNNNNNNNNNNNNNNNNNNNNNNNNNNNNNNNNNNNNNNNNNNNNNNNNNNNNNNNNNNNNNNNNNNNNNNNNNNNNNNNNNNNNNNNNNNNNNNNNNNNNNNNNNNNNNNNNNNNNNNNNNNNNNNNNNNNNNNNNNNNNNNNNNNNNNNNNNNNNNNNNNNNNNNNNNNNNNNNNNNNNNNNNNNNNNNNNNNNNNNNNNNNNNNNNNNNNNNNNNNNNNNNNNNNNNNNNNNNNNNNNNNNNNNNNNNNNNNNNNNNNNNNNNNNNNNNNNNNNNNNNNNNNNNNNNNNNNNNNNNNNNNNNNNNNNNNNNNNNNNNNNNNNNNNNNNNNNNNNNNNNNNNNNNNNNNNNNNNNNNNNNNNNNNNNNNNNNNNNNNNNNNNNNNNNNNNNNNNNNNNNNNNNNNNNNNNNNNNNNNNNNNNNNNNNNNNNNNNNNNNNNNNNNNNNNNNNNNNNNNNNNNNNNNNNNNNNNNNNNNNNNNNNNNNNNNNNNNNNNNNNNNNNNNNNNNNNNNNNNNNNNNNNNNNNNNNNNNNNNNNNNNNNNNNNNNNNNNNNNNNNNNNNNNNNNNNNNNNNNNNNNNNNNNNNNNNNNNNNNNNNNNNNNNNNNNNNNNNNNNNNNNNNNNNNNNNNNNNNNNNNNNNNNNNNNNNNNNNNNNNNNNNNNNNNNNNNNNNNNNNNNNNNNNNNNNNNNNNNNNNNNNNNNNNNNNNNNNNNNNNNNNNNNNNNNNNNNNNNNNNNNNNNNNNNNNNNNNNNNNNNNNNNNNNNNNNNNNNNNNNNNNNNNNNNNNNNNNNNNNNNNNNNNNNNNNNNNNNNNNNNNNNNNNNNNNNNNNNNNNNNNNNNNNNNNNNNNNNNNNNNNNNNNNNNNNNNNNNNNNNNNNNNNNNNNNNNNNNNNNNNNNNNNNNNNNNNNNNNNNNNNNNNNNNNNNNNNNNNNNNNNNNNNNNNNNNNNNNNNNNNNNNNNNNNNNNNNNNNNNNNNNNNNNNNNNNNNNNNNNNNNNNNNNNNNNNNNNNNNNNNNNNNNNNNNNNNNNNNNNNNNNNNNNNNNNNNNNNNNNNNNNNNNNNNNNNCTCTGAGCTTGATTACATGTGTTGTGTCCTTCACATTCATCtgctatttaaactaaaattcctCGAAACCCTTCCTGAACGTCTCGCTGCAATCTCGGCTCCCCAATCCCGATTTCTTCTCCAGGTTGACTTCATCCTCCTGCTCGGGTTTTCCTCCATGGGCCCTTACTGGGCCTCTTTTCCTGGCCTGCGCGTACGCCCTAATGGGCTTATTTGGTGGGCCTTATGATcgtcgaaacccaacaccaacaattgCCCCCCAGCCTTTTAACCTATTTTTGGGAGGGTTGAAAGGCGAATATCCAGAGAATCTTTCATGTCGTTTCGGTTTCGCGATCTTCCTCGGGGAAGGGGCAAAACATGCGGAGGCGACTCGTCGAGCTGTTCGTGAGGCCAAGGAGCGGATGTCCCAAGACTACCGGGCGGTGCTGGATTCAGTGAAGAGCAAgtgggagaggaagaaagagcaGACCGCGGTCGAGAGCGATCTCGCAGAGATCGAGTCCAACCTTCTTTTGATCAAGCAGATCGACGAGGGGAGGACATCAATTGCGGAGGAGGTGCAAGTTCTCGAGACGCAGCGGGCGGTCCTTGCGGTTAGGTCCAACTCCTTGGCGGTTTCGGACTTTTCGGTGAGCAAATTGGACCTTCCTCAGATCTCGGAAGACTCGGTCGCGCCCATGGAGGTTGACGCCAGAACCGGGGTCCCGCGCGGTCTGGACGAGCATGGGAGCAACGCGAGTGCCGCGAAGGATCCGGAGGCTGGGACCGGGGAAGAAGACGTTTGAGTTATGgcgtctttattttatttatcgttTTGAACTTGCGTTATTTGCCCGAAAGGGCTTTTAAATNCCCATGTGTCGCAAAACTTTTGAACCATAGCGGACACCAAGTTCGTCCCGTTATCAGTTACGATCTCGTAGGGGATTTCGTGTCGACACACCACGTTTTTCCAGAGAAAATCCTTTACGTGTTCACCCGTGATGGACTGGTAGGATTCGGCCTCGATCCATTTAGTAAAGTAATCGGTCACAACCAGTAGGTTAGTAACGCGTCGTTTTCCCGACTGTTCGAGGGGTCCAATGGCATCCATCGACCACCGCATGAAGGGGTAAGGAGCGGAGACCGAGCTCATTAGCTCAGCGGGCTGATTGATCAGAGGTGCGTGTCGTTGGCAGGGATCACACTTTCTAGCGTGCTCGTCGCAGTCCGCGAGCATGGTTGGCCAAAAGTATCCTTGCCGTTTGATTCTGAGGGCCAGTGATCGTCCTCCGGAGTGGTTTCCGCAGGGACCCTCGTGGGCGTCCCTCATGATGCTAAGGGTTTCGTCCCCGTGCACGCACCTGAGGTATGGTCCGGAGATACACCGCTTGTATAACTCCTCGCCGATGATACAGAACCGCGCGCTCTGAGCTTTGAGCTTACGCGCTTGCCATCGATCCTTTGGTGCGGTCCCACTTGTGATATAATCACGAATTGGGACTCGCCAGTCCGTTTCGGGTTCCGCTTCTTGCTCGTCTTCGGAGATAAGATCGTCCAAGAGCTCGTCGTCCCGATCAGGTACTTGTTCAGGTTCTCCCGAGTGGGGACCGGATCCGGCCTGGACCTGGTTAATGCTCTGAGCCTTAACTGGGATAGAGATACTTGGTTGATCTATTCCCTCGACGGGTATGATTCGTTTGACCGAAGGGTCGGAGGTGGAAGCCAGCGCGGCGAGGGCGTCGGCGGCTGAATTCTCTCCCCGGGAAATTTTGGTGAGTTCGAACGTTGAGAACTGCTCGGCCAT from Camelina sativa cultivar DH55 chromosome 9, Cs, whole genome shotgun sequence encodes:
- the LOC104715712 gene encoding uncharacterized protein At3g60930, chloroplastic-like, which gives rise to MAPLELWGNHIPPITSAKHLADLRQKHGVPPNVEMILRSDDPFSPETVPPGFCCAYTVYFEKCGLVFPIPRIIFRILQRLRMAFPQMCPNFVRHVMGVYVRGRELGFELGVDDILRLYLIKHNSGFPGTFYTCRRRSPEIIQALPGKDDRWREKYFYFRVTPAAVGDYDFARLPTQWAACVDSEEPPKIPATRELIERLRAGEVRWNSFTRARIIAALNAPLVRNTTAPVPPLPANQARSERADNSPARRELSSSSTSTPIRTMVRKPSLRELREQSQQPRRVRAGDVDAALANALRAAQPAPSRVVSEEVNQAPMIPTGPSGPAKEVMLVSSQLTHGEPSPMPKRARTDNPRVPETRSRESRGGYPAGGNPEAPAGEPALSGNGSLSSRPFHWRFAHSRDSPAVEDHLGMATLFRHLKTANCQVPLVKDLVEREAYIEAMAAHAKPFNLFLGGLKGEYPENLSCRFGFAIFLGEGAKHAEATRRAVREAKERMSQDYRAVLDSVKSKWERKKEQTAVESDLAEIESNLLLIKQIDEGRTSIAEEVQVLETQRAVLAVRSNSLAVSDFSVSKLDLPQISEDSVAPMEVDARTGVPRGLDEHGSNASAAKDPEAGTGEEDV